In Chloroflexota bacterium, a single window of DNA contains:
- a CDS encoding glycyl radical protein, whose protein sequence is MTERVARLREQSLAAPPTLSTERAELLTDFYKRDQGLTSVPVRRARAFQYLMERKTIYIGEGELIVGEKGPFPKAAPTYPELCCHSLEDLDILNSREKIPFAVSEEARRVYEETIIPFWRGKSLRDLLFQEMTEEWKAAYEAGIFTEFMEQRAPGHTVLDDKIYRKGFLDFKRDIQRSLENLDYLNDPDAYDKQEELKAMLICADALIRFAERHAEKARELAAREEDPQRRKELERIAEVCSHVPAHPPRDFWEALQYYWFVHLGVTTELNTWDAFSPGRLDQHLYPFYKRGLEDGTLTREQAEELLQCLWIKFNNQPAPPKVGVTAEESGTYTDFAQINLGGLKPDGSDGVNEVTYLILDVVEEMRLVQPSASIQVSKKSPDRFIKRAARIIRTGFGQPSVFNSDLIVQELVRQGKSILDARNGGSSGCVEVGAFGKENYNLTGYFNMPKVLEITLNNGVDPRTGKQIGLRTGDPTRFRSFDELFEAYRRQLNYFIDIKVRGNNVIERLYARHMPAPFLSILIDDCIATGRDYHDGGARYNTTYIQGVGLGTITDAMTAIKYHVFDRKTLTMARLLAALRDDFEGHKRTRLMLLNRTPRYGNDDDYADEVMRALFEAYFDAVDGRPNTKGGEYHINLLPTTVHVYFGSVIGATPDGRKAGTPLSEGVSPVQGADRRGPTAVLKSVAKMDHARTGGTLLNQKFTPQLLQNDRDLDKLVHLIRTYFRLDGHHIQFNVVDADTLRAAQRNPERYRDLIVRVAGYSDYFCDLNKALQDEIIARTEHQTF, encoded by the coding sequence ATGACGGAGAGGGTCGCCCGGCTGAGGGAACAAAGTCTGGCGGCGCCACCCACCCTCTCGACGGAGAGGGCAGAACTTCTGACCGATTTCTACAAGCGAGATCAGGGGCTGACGTCCGTGCCTGTGCGGCGCGCACGGGCCTTTCAGTACCTGATGGAGCGCAAGACCATCTACATCGGCGAGGGGGAGCTCATCGTCGGCGAGAAAGGCCCCTTCCCTAAGGCAGCGCCCACCTATCCGGAGCTGTGTTGCCATAGCCTGGAGGACTTGGATATCCTGAACTCCAGAGAGAAGATCCCGTTCGCCGTCAGCGAGGAGGCCCGGCGGGTATACGAGGAGACCATCATCCCCTTCTGGAGGGGAAAATCCCTCCGGGATTTGCTCTTCCAGGAGATGACGGAAGAATGGAAGGCCGCGTACGAAGCCGGCATCTTCACCGAGTTCATGGAGCAACGAGCGCCCGGCCACACGGTGCTGGATGACAAGATCTATCGCAAAGGGTTCCTGGACTTCAAACGGGACATCCAGAGGAGCCTGGAGAATCTAGACTACCTGAACGACCCGGATGCCTATGATAAACAGGAAGAGCTCAAAGCGATGCTCATCTGCGCCGACGCGCTGATCCGCTTCGCGGAGCGACACGCGGAGAAGGCGAGAGAGCTGGCGGCGCGAGAGGAGGACCCGCAGCGCCGAAAGGAGCTGGAGCGCATCGCCGAGGTCTGCTCGCACGTCCCGGCGCATCCTCCGCGGGACTTCTGGGAGGCTCTGCAATACTACTGGTTCGTCCACCTGGGCGTGACGACTGAGCTGAACACGTGGGATGCCTTCAGCCCCGGCCGGCTGGACCAACATCTGTACCCCTTCTACAAGAGGGGACTGGAGGACGGAACCCTCACCCGGGAGCAGGCCGAGGAGCTGCTGCAATGCCTCTGGATCAAATTCAACAACCAGCCGGCTCCCCCCAAGGTCGGGGTCACGGCGGAGGAGAGCGGCACCTACACCGACTTCGCTCAGATTAACCTCGGAGGCCTGAAGCCGGACGGATCGGACGGCGTCAACGAGGTCACCTATCTGATCCTGGATGTGGTGGAGGAGATGCGGCTCGTGCAGCCCAGCGCCTCCATCCAGGTGAGCAAGAAGAGCCCGGACCGATTCATCAAACGGGCCGCCCGCATCATCCGCACAGGTTTTGGCCAGCCATCCGTGTTCAACTCCGACCTGATCGTCCAGGAGCTCGTGCGCCAGGGTAAATCCATCCTCGACGCCCGAAACGGCGGGTCCAGCGGCTGCGTGGAGGTGGGTGCCTTCGGCAAGGAGAACTACAATCTGACCGGCTATTTCAACATGCCGAAGGTGCTGGAGATCACCCTGAACAACGGCGTTGACCCGCGCACGGGGAAGCAGATCGGGCTGAGGACGGGGGACCCGACGCGATTCCGGTCCTTCGACGAGCTATTCGAGGCGTACAGAAGACAGCTCAACTACTTCATCGACATCAAGGTGCGGGGGAACAACGTCATCGAGCGGCTGTACGCCCGCCATATGCCCGCACCGTTCCTCTCGATCCTGATCGATGACTGCATCGCCACCGGCCGGGACTACCACGACGGCGGGGCGCGCTACAACACGACCTATATCCAGGGCGTGGGGCTGGGCACCATCACCGACGCCATGACGGCCATCAAGTACCACGTCTTCGACCGGAAGACGCTGACCATGGCACGGCTTCTGGCCGCCCTGCGAGACGACTTCGAGGGCCACAAGAGGACGCGCCTGATGCTGCTGAACCGGACGCCCCGGTACGGCAACGACGATGATTACGCCGACGAGGTGATGAGGGCCCTGTTCGAGGCCTACTTCGACGCGGTGGACGGTCGTCCCAACACCAAGGGCGGGGAGTATCACATCAACCTGCTGCCGACCACGGTCCACGTCTATTTCGGCTCAGTGATCGGGGCCACACCCGACGGACGCAAGGCCGGGACTCCCCTCTCGGAAGGGGTCTCGCCCGTCCAGGGGGCGGATCGACGCGGCCCCACGGCGGTTCTGAAGTCGGTGGCCAAGATGGATCACGCCCGCACCGGCGGCACGCTGCTCAACCAGAAGTTCACGCCGCAACTGCTCCAAAACGACCGGGACCTGGACAAACTGGTCCATCTGATCCGGACATATTTCCGGCTGGATGGCCACCATATCCAGTTCAACGTCGTGGACGCCGACACATTGCGGGCGGCGCAACGGAATCCGGAGCGATACCGGGATCTCATCGTGCGCGTGGCTGGTTACAGCGACTACTTCTGTGACCTTAACAAGGCTCTGCAAGATGAGATCATCGCCCGCACGGAGCATCAGACATTTTGA
- a CDS encoding iron-sulfur cluster-binding protein, with the protein MTTTRQSTTPSFKERVRLALGDRHLRTALQRATGQFERKRAQAFAELSDPELLRDQARAAREHAIAHLPELLERLEAEVTAHGGVVHWAEDAAQAHQIVLDLAQSHGVRRIVKGKSMVSEEIGLNQALQSAGLEVTETDLGEFIIQLAGEMPSHIVVPAVHKRKEDIADIFERHLDVPRTLEPEVLTETARRRLRRYFLRADMGITGVNFAVAETGTLAIITNEGNGRFVTSLPPLHVAIMGIEKVIATLEDLILLVQILPRSATGQKMTTYVSLINGPARPGDPDGPEELHLILLDNGRSHIIAEGYTEALYCIRCGACLNSCPVYREIGGHAYGWVYPGPIGAVVTPLLQGFPRARELPNASSLCGACRDVCPVRIDLPRLLLKLRSELTRTGLSSRWERWAIRGWRWIMASPARYRWAGRLAAWGTLGLARRGWIRRLPPPLNRWTRSRDFPAPAVKPFRERWAKREARP; encoded by the coding sequence ATGACGACGACCAGGCAGTCCACGACGCCTTCGTTCAAGGAGCGGGTGCGTCTCGCCCTGGGGGATCGGCACCTGCGCACCGCGCTGCAGCGCGCCACCGGGCAGTTCGAGCGGAAACGGGCACAGGCCTTCGCCGAGCTATCCGACCCGGAGCTGCTGCGAGATCAGGCCCGCGCGGCGCGAGAGCATGCCATCGCGCACCTGCCCGAGCTCCTGGAGCGGCTGGAGGCCGAGGTAACGGCCCACGGCGGGGTCGTCCACTGGGCGGAGGACGCGGCCCAGGCTCATCAGATCGTCCTGGACCTGGCCCAATCCCACGGGGTGCGCCGCATCGTCAAGGGCAAGTCCATGGTCTCCGAGGAGATCGGCCTCAACCAGGCGCTCCAGTCCGCCGGGCTGGAGGTGACGGAGACCGACCTGGGCGAGTTCATCATCCAGCTGGCGGGGGAGATGCCCTCCCACATCGTCGTGCCCGCCGTTCACAAGCGCAAAGAGGATATCGCCGACATCTTCGAGCGCCACCTCGACGTGCCGCGCACTCTGGAACCGGAGGTCCTGACCGAGACGGCCCGCCGCCGTCTGCGCCGCTACTTCCTGCGGGCCGACATGGGGATCACCGGGGTCAACTTCGCGGTGGCGGAGACGGGCACGCTGGCCATCATCACCAACGAGGGCAACGGGCGCTTCGTGACCAGCCTGCCCCCCCTGCACGTGGCGATCATGGGCATCGAGAAGGTGATCGCCACGTTGGAGGATCTGATCCTGCTCGTGCAGATCCTCCCGCGCAGCGCTACCGGTCAGAAGATGACCACATATGTGAGCCTCATCAACGGCCCCGCGCGGCCGGGCGACCCGGACGGCCCGGAGGAGCTGCACCTGATCCTTCTGGACAACGGCCGCAGCCATATCATCGCCGAAGGATACACCGAGGCCCTATACTGTATCCGATGCGGCGCCTGCTTGAACAGCTGCCCCGTCTATCGGGAGATCGGGGGGCACGCTTACGGCTGGGTATACCCCGGGCCCATCGGCGCCGTGGTGACGCCGCTCCTGCAGGGGTTCCCCCGCGCCAGGGAGCTTCCCAACGCCAGCTCGCTATGCGGCGCCTGCCGGGATGTGTGCCCCGTGCGGATCGACCTCCCCCGGCTTCTCCTGAAGCTCCGCAGCGAGCTGACGAGGACAGGGCTCTCCTCGCGATGGGAGCGATGGGCCATCCGGGGATGGCGCTGGATCATGGCGTCGCCCGCCCGCTATCGATGGGCCGGGCGGCTGGCCGCCTGGGGCACCCTAGGGCTGGCGCGACGAGGATGGATCCGCCGGCTGCCCCCGCCGCTGAACCGGTGGACGCGCAGCCGGGACTTCCCGGCTCCCGCCGTCAAGCCGTTTCGGGAGCGTTGGGCGAAGCGGGAGGCAAGGCCATGA
- a CDS encoding DUF1638 domain-containing protein → MRLRCLACEVLARPLYLCAAHSPHIVDVELFRRGLHDDPPDLRARLQARIDVLADEGYDAIVLAYGLCGQATAGLEARGIPLLIPRAHDCITIFLGSRERYRQQFEECPGTYWYNLDYMERSDGSGGGVALGANTSTDIDAVYQEYVEKYGKDNADYLMEVMGAWQQHYQRAAYIDMGVGDGSRIEAQARSQAERRGWRFDRLAGDLVLIRRLLNGDWDEDFLVVPPGQQVRMTYDERVVTCAGEDRG, encoded by the coding sequence ATGCGACTGAGATGCCTGGCATGTGAGGTGTTGGCCCGGCCGCTGTACCTCTGCGCGGCCCACTCGCCGCACATCGTCGATGTGGAGCTGTTTCGCCGCGGGCTACACGATGACCCACCTGATCTGCGGGCGCGGCTTCAGGCTCGCATTGACGTCTTGGCAGACGAGGGATATGACGCGATCGTGCTGGCGTACGGCTTGTGCGGGCAGGCCACGGCCGGGTTGGAGGCCCGGGGAATCCCCCTGCTCATCCCACGAGCGCACGACTGCATCACCATCTTCCTGGGCTCCAGGGAGCGCTACCGACAACAGTTCGAGGAATGTCCGGGCACTTACTGGTATAATCTGGATTACATGGAGCGCTCGGATGGGAGTGGCGGCGGGGTAGCCCTGGGCGCGAACACCAGCACCGACATCGACGCCGTGTATCAGGAATACGTGGAGAAGTACGGAAAGGACAACGCCGACTACCTGATGGAGGTCATGGGCGCCTGGCAGCAGCATTACCAACGGGCGGCATACATCGACATGGGCGTCGGCGACGGGTCACGCATCGAGGCGCAGGCCCGCTCCCAGGCGGAGCGGCGCGGCTGGCGATTCGATCGGCTGGCAGGGGATCTGGTGCTGATCCGCCGGCTGCTCAACGGCGACTGGGACGAGGACTTCCTGGTCGTGCCGCCCGGGCAGCAGGTCAGGATGACCTATGACGAGCGAGTGGTCACCTGCGCCGGGGAAGACCGGGGATAG
- a CDS encoding aldose 1-epimerase family protein, translating to MINLYGRSLSREELLQRIGDMRQVAGVRLAELADGPERGVRVADVYTGSGFSFTVLLDRGMDIGAATYNGRALAWQAQPGTPAPSFYEPQGLGWLRTFHGGLVATCGLTQVGAPCEDQGEALGLHGRIGHIPARHVYADAGWDGDEYVIWVQGKMRETVIFGEDLLLTRRISARLGESRLFIEDTVENIGHLPTPHMMLYHCNFGWPLIDEGTELIVPSTTVTPRDAVAEPGLDQHHRFETPQPGYAEQVFFHNARADADGYVTAVLANRTLDNGRGFGAYIRYRQAELPQLIEWKQMGAGTYVVGVEPANCLVMGRAAERERGTLVILEPGEKREYRVEIGVLPDNDAIDALTSQIRSLL from the coding sequence ATGATAAACCTCTACGGCCGTTCCCTCTCTCGCGAGGAGCTGCTACAACGGATCGGTGACATGCGTCAGGTGGCCGGGGTGCGGCTGGCGGAGCTGGCCGACGGCCCTGAGCGCGGCGTGCGCGTCGCTGACGTGTACACGGGAAGCGGTTTCTCCTTCACCGTGCTCCTGGATCGCGGTATGGACATCGGCGCGGCCACGTATAACGGCCGGGCGCTGGCCTGGCAGGCACAGCCGGGCACGCCCGCCCCCTCGTTCTATGAGCCGCAAGGGCTGGGATGGCTGCGCACCTTCCACGGCGGCCTGGTGGCCACCTGTGGGCTGACCCAGGTGGGCGCCCCGTGCGAGGATCAGGGCGAGGCGCTGGGGTTGCACGGGCGCATCGGTCACATCCCTGCCCGCCATGTGTACGCGGACGCCGGGTGGGACGGCGATGAGTACGTGATCTGGGTGCAGGGGAAGATGCGGGAGACCGTGATCTTCGGCGAGGATCTGCTGCTGACCCGCCGCATCTCCGCCCGGCTGGGCGAGTCCCGCCTGTTCATCGAGGACACCGTGGAGAACATCGGCCACCTGCCCACCCCGCACATGATGCTATACCACTGCAACTTCGGCTGGCCTCTCATCGACGAGGGAACGGAGCTGATCGTCCCGTCGACCACGGTAACCCCGCGTGACGCCGTGGCCGAGCCAGGCCTCGACCAGCACCACCGCTTCGAGACGCCGCAGCCCGGCTACGCGGAACAGGTCTTCTTCCACAACGCGCGGGCGGACGCGGACGGATATGTGACGGCCGTGCTGGCCAATCGCACGCTGGACAACGGGCGCGGCTTCGGGGCCTACATCCGGTACCGACAGGCTGAGCTGCCCCAGCTCATCGAGTGGAAGCAGATGGGCGCGGGGACCTACGTCGTCGGGGTCGAGCCGGCCAACTGCCTCGTCATGGGCCGCGCGGCGGAGCGCGAGCGGGGCACGCTGGTCATCCTGGAGCCGGGGGAGAAGCGCGAATATCGAGTGGAGATCGGCGTGTTGCCTGACAACGACGCCATCGACGCATTGACGAGTCAAATCCGCTCGCTCTTATAA
- a CDS encoding glycyl-radical enzyme activating protein — protein MKGIIFDFKRFSVHDGPGIRTTVFLKGCPLSCWWCHNPESQAPGPELIVRESRCIRCYACVAACEQGAISQNGGIPITDREKCVLCGACAEVCYAEAREIAGREMTVAEVMAEIERDAAFYEESGGGVTFSGGEPLLQGEFLIALLEACRERGIHTAVDTSGFAPWETMERVGQLADLFLYDLKLMDDAQHRKYAGATNRPILENLQALSKQGREIVLRIPLIPGINDDEENIRQLGRFAAALPHLNHVDLLPYHRMGAEKYERLDKAYTLPDTHPPSKERVSEIAQILRGFGLRVEVGG, from the coding sequence GTGAAGGGAATTATCTTCGATTTCAAGCGGTTTTCCGTCCATGATGGACCGGGGATTCGCACAACGGTCTTCTTGAAGGGATGCCCACTGAGCTGCTGGTGGTGCCACAACCCTGAAAGCCAGGCCCCAGGGCCGGAGTTGATCGTCCGGGAGAGCCGGTGCATCCGATGTTACGCCTGTGTAGCGGCCTGTGAGCAGGGGGCCATCTCCCAGAATGGCGGCATACCCATCACCGACAGGGAGAAATGCGTGCTCTGCGGGGCCTGCGCCGAGGTGTGCTACGCCGAGGCGCGGGAGATCGCGGGCCGGGAGATGACGGTGGCAGAGGTGATGGCGGAGATCGAGCGCGACGCCGCCTTCTACGAGGAGTCAGGCGGGGGCGTGACCTTCTCCGGTGGGGAGCCCCTCTTGCAAGGGGAGTTCCTGATCGCCCTGCTGGAGGCATGCCGGGAGAGGGGCATTCACACCGCCGTGGACACCAGCGGTTTCGCTCCCTGGGAGACGATGGAGAGGGTGGGCCAGCTGGCCGACCTCTTCCTCTATGACCTGAAGCTGATGGACGATGCCCAGCATCGGAAGTACGCGGGCGCGACCAACCGTCCGATCCTGGAAAATCTCCAGGCGCTCTCCAAACAGGGACGCGAGATCGTCCTTCGCATCCCCCTGATCCCGGGCATCAACGACGATGAGGAGAACATCCGACAGCTGGGCCGGTTCGCCGCCGCGCTTCCCCATCTGAACCATGTAGACCTGCTGCCCTACCATCGCATGGGGGCCGAGAAATACGAGCGACTGGACAAAGCCTACACGCTCCCCGATACCCATCCTCCCTCCAAGGAGAGGGTGTCCGAGATCGCTCAAATCCTGAGGGGATTTGGCCTGCGCGTCGAAGTGGGAGGATGA
- a CDS encoding aminopeptidase P family protein, whose amino-acid sequence MFHLIQVQSLLQEAGLDGWLLFDFRGSNPIARRVVGLPEHGVFSRRWAYWVPAHGEPAWVIPRLEAGQFEPPAPGRVLTYVSWRDWLDRLQSLVGGASKIAMEYSPQGAIPYVSRVDAGTIDQVRGLGVEVASSADLVQAVEARWTPAQREGHRRSAAALIEVKDDAFALIARTLKEGRVLYEHEVQAFIIERCTDRGMVGASAIVAVNAHSGNPHYFPSPERPTPICPGDWVLIDLWAKQAEPDAVYADITWVAYAGERPPQRHQEIFDIVREARDAAIRFVQEGIQSGRSLHGYEVDDVARGVIARAGYGEYFIHRTGHSIGVEGHGNGVNIDNLETQDRRRLIPGIGFSIEPGIYLPEFGVRLEIDMYVGEDAAEVTTLPLQEEIIRLMG is encoded by the coding sequence ATGTTCCACCTGATCCAAGTTCAAAGCCTGCTGCAAGAGGCCGGGCTGGATGGATGGCTGCTCTTCGACTTCCGCGGCAGCAACCCCATCGCCCGGCGCGTGGTGGGCCTGCCCGAACATGGGGTGTTCAGCCGTCGCTGGGCCTACTGGGTCCCGGCCCACGGTGAGCCCGCATGGGTGATCCCGCGCCTGGAAGCGGGACAGTTCGAGCCTCCCGCGCCCGGGCGCGTTCTCACCTATGTGAGCTGGCGCGACTGGCTGGATCGCCTGCAAAGCCTCGTCGGCGGGGCGAGCAAGATCGCCATGGAATATTCGCCCCAGGGCGCCATCCCATACGTCTCCCGGGTCGACGCGGGGACGATCGACCAGGTACGCGGGCTGGGCGTGGAGGTCGCCTCCTCCGCCGATCTGGTGCAGGCCGTGGAGGCCCGGTGGACGCCCGCGCAACGGGAGGGCCACCGCCGCAGCGCGGCCGCGCTCATAGAGGTCAAGGACGACGCCTTCGCACTCATCGCCCGGACGTTGAAAGAGGGGCGCGTCCTCTACGAGCACGAGGTGCAGGCGTTCATCATCGAGCGGTGCACGGACCGCGGCATGGTTGGCGCCAGCGCCATCGTGGCCGTGAACGCGCACAGTGGGAATCCCCACTACTTCCCCTCGCCCGAGCGCCCGACGCCCATCTGCCCCGGCGATTGGGTGCTGATCGATCTCTGGGCCAAGCAGGCGGAGCCGGACGCGGTATATGCGGACATCACCTGGGTGGCTTACGCGGGGGAACGGCCGCCCCAGCGCCACCAGGAGATCTTCGACATCGTACGGGAGGCAAGGGACGCGGCGATCCGCTTCGTCCAGGAGGGCATACAGTCCGGACGGTCGCTCCATGGCTACGAGGTGGACGACGTGGCACGGGGGGTGATCGCTCGCGCCGGCTACGGCGAGTACTTCATCCACCGCACTGGCCACTCCATCGGCGTGGAGGGACACGGCAACGGCGTGAACATCGATAACCTGGAGACCCAGGACCGCCGGCGATTGATCCCGGGCATCGGCTTCTCCATCGAGCCGGGCATCTACCTGCCTGAGTTCGGCGTGCGCCTGGAGATCGATATGTACGTCGGCGAGGACGCAGCTGAGGTCACCACGCTTCCATTGCAGGAAGAGATCATCCGGTTGATGGGATGA
- a CDS encoding sugar phosphate isomerase/epimerase: MRLAIQHTMVRGQTLAERFQRAAEYGFAGVELTTGGFSGPIFEHVEEIQAAMSASGLPVSSICTSRAEDLITPDPEERAARAQNLIRLLQLAEQLGASGVVCVPIRPPTRLPDLSPVGTENELIERLLVVTLQDVIAETADLDAAIFLEPLNRYEARFLRTLAHAMRIGQAVGHRRIQVLADFFHMNIEEADIPGSIRAVSSRLGHVHLADSNRLLPGHGHIDFAASLKALRRAGFSGWMVLECSIPDDPNKTLPACVSYLRERWQQG, from the coding sequence GTGAGGTTAGCGATCCAACATACGATGGTACGTGGTCAAACGCTGGCGGAACGGTTTCAGCGCGCGGCGGAATACGGCTTCGCCGGGGTTGAGCTGACCACCGGGGGATTCTCGGGGCCGATCTTCGAGCATGTGGAGGAGATCCAGGCAGCCATGAGCGCCAGCGGGCTCCCGGTGAGCAGCATCTGCACCTCACGGGCGGAGGACCTCATCACGCCGGACCCGGAGGAGCGAGCTGCCCGCGCCCAAAACCTGATCCGGCTGCTGCAACTGGCCGAGCAGCTGGGCGCGTCCGGCGTCGTCTGCGTGCCCATCCGTCCCCCCACACGCCTGCCCGACCTATCACCCGTGGGGACGGAGAACGAGCTTATCGAGCGGCTGCTCGTGGTCACGCTGCAGGATGTGATCGCCGAGACCGCCGATCTGGACGCGGCCATCTTCCTGGAGCCGCTGAATCGCTACGAGGCTCGCTTCCTGCGCACGCTGGCCCACGCGATGCGGATCGGGCAGGCGGTCGGCCATCGGCGCATCCAGGTACTGGCCGACTTCTTCCACATGAACATCGAGGAGGCGGATATCCCGGGCTCCATCCGGGCCGTCAGCTCCCGTCTCGGGCATGTGCACCTGGCCGACTCCAATCGTCTGCTCCCCGGGCATGGGCACATCGACTTCGCCGCGAGTCTGAAGGCGCTGCGTCGCGCCGGATTCAGCGGCTGGATGGTGCTCGAATGCAGCATCCCGGACGATCCGAACAAGACGCTGCCGGCCTGCGTCTCCTACCTGCGGGAACGCTGGCAGCAAGGCTGA
- a CDS encoding Gfo/Idh/MocA family oxidoreductase, with the protein MLTAAIIGCGRIVAEGHLHAFQTLKDRVRVIALADPAPERRALVGDALDVPESARYADYRDLLHRETPDFVDLALPHFLHEEVTIACAQAGRHILTEKPLTTSLESADRILEAVERAGVRLGIIHNYRYLPHNVHALRLIEAGKIGEPFFIRNEGLGGGHYRGAPGYDPDWRAKGERAGGGALLDNGYHNMYVAEALMQSPVKAVFAHVGTYVQRQDVDDLAVVLLEHENGGVSSVQVSWAIHGGGQWVSEVHGTGGSLRFVNGRLELFENDQGQWVSQDVGERNHGRSFVGLFSDFITALEQGRPPELDGRAARHNLAIVMAAYESSRRKRPVALSELGE; encoded by the coding sequence ATGCTCACAGCGGCGATCATCGGCTGTGGCCGTATCGTTGCGGAAGGACACCTGCATGCCTTCCAGACGTTGAAAGACCGGGTTCGCGTCATCGCGCTGGCCGATCCGGCACCCGAGCGACGGGCGCTGGTCGGCGACGCGCTGGACGTGCCGGAATCGGCACGCTATGCGGACTATCGAGACCTGCTTCATCGTGAGACGCCGGATTTCGTCGATCTGGCGCTGCCCCATTTCCTGCATGAGGAGGTCACCATCGCCTGCGCGCAGGCCGGACGGCACATCCTGACGGAGAAGCCTCTGACCACCTCGCTGGAGTCGGCCGACCGCATCCTGGAAGCGGTGGAGCGCGCCGGCGTGCGCCTGGGCATCATCCACAACTACCGCTACCTCCCCCACAACGTCCACGCCCTGCGCCTGATCGAGGCGGGGAAGATCGGAGAGCCGTTCTTCATCCGCAACGAGGGGCTGGGGGGCGGCCACTACCGGGGGGCGCCCGGATACGACCCGGACTGGCGAGCGAAGGGGGAGCGGGCGGGCGGGGGTGCGCTGCTGGATAATGGCTACCACAACATGTACGTGGCCGAGGCCCTAATGCAATCGCCCGTGAAGGCCGTGTTCGCGCACGTGGGCACCTACGTTCAACGCCAGGACGTAGACGACCTGGCCGTCGTGCTGCTGGAACACGAGAACGGCGGCGTATCGTCCGTGCAGGTAAGCTGGGCGATCCACGGCGGCGGCCAATGGGTCTCAGAGGTACATGGCACCGGGGGGAGCCTGCGCTTCGTCAACGGGCGGCTCGAACTGTTCGAAAACGACCAGGGGCAATGGGTGTCGCAGGACGTGGGGGAGCGCAATCACGGCCGGTCGTTCGTCGGGCTGTTCTCCGACTTCATCACCGCGCTGGAGCAGGGACGGCCGCCGGAGCTGGACGGGCGCGCCGCCCGACACAACCTGGCCATCGTCATGGCCGCCTACGAGTCCAGCCGACGAAAGCGCCCTGTGGCGCTCAGCGAGCTGGGCGAATAA
- a CDS encoding Gfo/Idh/MocA family oxidoreductase, which yields MAKTVNVALIGYKFMGRAHSNALRQAPIFFPELPIKPVMKVLVGRNREAAQAVADQFGWEEVATDWREVVERDDIHVIDIASPGNTHAEIAIAAAKAGKHIICEKPLANTLEEAKAMVQAAQEAGVTTLCNYNYRRVPAIRLAKKLIESGALGEIRHFRGAYLQDWIVDPEFPLVWRLRKEVAGAGALGDIGSHNIDLCRYLVGEPTRVTALTRTFIKQRPLPSEDMGAWGSSAGGGMGEVTVDDAAAIIAELDNGPVATFEATRFALGRKNYNSFEIYGSKGSVAFNFERMNELEYYDGTLPTDRQGWSVIQCTNAGDHDFIDHWWPPGHPIGYEHTFTHAIVDFLNALDKGEQPDSDFASGAQTDAVVDAVLKSAETGQWVTVEKIA from the coding sequence ATGGCGAAAACGGTCAATGTAGCACTCATCGGTTACAAGTTCATGGGACGAGCACACTCCAACGCCCTCCGTCAGGCGCCGATCTTCTTCCCCGAGCTACCGATCAAGCCCGTGATGAAGGTCCTGGTGGGGCGCAATCGCGAGGCGGCGCAGGCCGTGGCGGATCAATTCGGGTGGGAGGAGGTCGCCACCGACTGGCGCGAGGTGGTCGAGCGGGACGACATCCACGTGATCGACATCGCCTCCCCCGGCAACACCCACGCCGAGATCGCCATCGCCGCGGCCAAGGCGGGGAAGCACATCATCTGTGAGAAGCCGCTGGCCAACACGCTGGAAGAGGCCAAAGCGATGGTGCAGGCCGCCCAGGAGGCCGGGGTGACCACCCTGTGCAACTACAACTATCGCCGGGTGCCCGCCATCCGCCTGGCCAAGAAGCTGATCGAGTCCGGCGCGCTGGGCGAGATCCGCCACTTCCGGGGCGCCTACCTGCAGGACTGGATCGTCGATCCCGAGTTCCCGCTGGTCTGGCGGCTGCGCAAGGAGGTCGCCGGGGCGGGCGCGCTGGGCGACATCGGCTCCCACAACATCGACCTGTGTCGTTACCTGGTGGGCGAGCCCACCCGCGTCACCGCGCTGACCCGGACCTTCATCAAGCAGCGCCCCCTGCCATCCGAGGACATGGGCGCGTGGGGCTCGTCGGCGGGGGGCGGCATGGGCGAGGTGACGGTGGACGACGCGGCGGCCATCATCGCCGAGCTGGACAACGGCCCCGTCGCCACCTTCGAGGCCACCCGCTTCGCCCTGGGCCGCAAGAACTACAATTCGTTCGAGATCTACGGCTCCAAGGGATCCGTCGCCTTCAACTTCGAGCGGATGAACGAGCTGGAGTACTACGACGGCACCCTACCCACCGACCGCCAGGGATGGTCCGTCATCCAGTGCACCAACGCCGGGGACCATGACTTCATCGATCACTGGTGGCCGCCCGGCCATCCCATCGGCTATGAGCACACCTTCACCCATGCCATCGTGGACTTCCTCAACGCGCTGGACAAGGGCGAGCAGCCCGACTCCGACTTCGCGAGCGGGGCTCAGACGGATGCGGTGGTTGATGCCGTGCTGAAGTCGGCCGAGACCGGGCAATGGGTGACGGTGGAGAAGATCGCCTGA